Proteins from one Sabethes cyaneus chromosome 2, idSabCyanKW18_F2, whole genome shotgun sequence genomic window:
- the LOC128733972 gene encoding cysteine-rich motor neuron 1 protein-like, producing MKVLIIYALLVVVPQEIFTDKVECKNVACPRPEPCPADSHPKPKVIHLYGNIPHHIRSKTSEIVRRERAIASDARQRETIKIIPGAYEHHGHKRSITDDEMLIQHCCPSYECVCKPNYCDQECPPDHIPANTTAPTDPNDLPYGVPGNCCFPCRNSYCMHDIYRQHGEKWRSDECTTCVCHYGEVKCQQSVCKNPGCLNHKMIPGECCPVCDDDATNFCQDIQHCNIHCQYGYRRQGNCDLCACARVVRNQTSIETDFPHPKVNVTVTDDDNTNGSVHRGPHHHHTHSDSSSEFNSTPLWIVVLLCFCGFAVFFLTIWWCCYNRKDTKYSVVQIA from the exons ATGAAAGTATTGATCATTTATGCGTTGCTAGTAGTTGTGCCGCAGGAAATCTTCACAG ACAAAGTCGAGTGCAAGAACGTAGCATGCCCTCGGCCGGAGCCATGTCCCGCCGACAGCCACCCGAAACCGAAAGTAATCCATTTGTACGGTAACATTCCTCACCACATACGCAGCAAAACTAGTGAGATTGTGCGCCGTGAACGTGCCATAGCCTCCGATGCACGGCAGCGTGAGACCATCAAAATAATTCCCGGCGCTTACGAGCATCACGGTCACAAGCGTAGTATCACCGATGATGAGATGCTAATTCAGCACTGCTGTCCCAGCTACGAGTGTGTCTGCAAGCCGAACTACTGCGACCAGGAATGTCCCCCAGACCATATACCTGCTAATACGACCGCACCCACCGATCCGAACGACCTACCGTATGGAGTCCCTGGCAATTGCTGCTTTCCGTGTAGAAACAGCTACTGTATGCACGATATCTACCGACAGCATGGCGAAAAATGGCGCAGTGATGAGTGTACTACTTGCGTGTGCCACTACGGTGAAGTAAAGTGTCAACAGTCTGTTTGCAAAAATCCAGGCTGTCTCAACCATAAGATGATTCCAGGCGAATGTTGCCCCGTTTGCGATGACGACGCGACTAACTTTTGTCAAGATATTCAGCACTGCAATATCCATTGCCAATACGGGTATCGACGACAGGGGAATTGTGATTTATGTGCGTGTGCCAGAGTAGTTCGAAACCAAACAAGCATCGAAACTGATTTTCCACATCCGAAAGTCAACGTTACTGTTACAGATGACGACAATACTAATGGTAGTGTTCACCGAGGTCCCCATCACCATCATACGCATAGTGATAGCAGTAGCGAGTTCAACAGTACCCCACTTTGGATTGTAGTGCTGTTGTGCTTCTGTGGGTTTGCAGTATTCTTCCTGACTATCTGGTGGTGCTGCTATAACCGCAAAGACACCAAATACAGTGTTGTACAAATTGCGTGA